A genome region from Arachis duranensis cultivar V14167 chromosome 6, aradu.V14167.gnm2.J7QH, whole genome shotgun sequence includes the following:
- the LOC127748488 gene encoding uncharacterized protein LOC127748488, whose translation MVEVFKKVEVTIPLFDAIHQVPRYAKFLKDLCIHKDRILELETIPLGSSISALMGTLSEKCDDPGPCMVTCTVNGVQFRDCMCDLGACVSIMPLSVYRVLNLPPLKRSTARFVLADKSIITVAGVAEDVLVNIKGLAFPIDFYVLEMPSSEIERASSILLGRPFLRTSRFKLDAYSGNYSFEIDGRIVSFSLEEAMKHPLKNHSLFRCDPIDNIVAEVHLAKLDEKYMVEEANEKSSELKTTHHANHPETQTSKNDKKMELKPLPPHLRYSYLDEAQELPVIIAQELTPQQEEKLLNVLRRNKRAIGWSLADLVGISPKVTLKKS comes from the exons atggtagaagtgttcaagaaagttgaggtaaccatcCCCCTCTTTGATGCTATCCATCAAGTTCCTAGATATGCTAAATTCCTCAAAGACTTATGCATACATAAGGACAGAATTCTTGAATTGGAAACTATCCCATTGGGGAGTTCGATTTCCGCTTTAATGGGAACATTGTCCGAGAAGTGTGATGATCCGGGACCTTGTATGGTCACTTGCACAGTCAATGGAGTTCAATTTAGAGATTGtatgtgtgaccttggagcatgTGTTAGCATCATGCCACTATCCGTCTACCGGGTATTGAACTTACCACCACTAAAGAGGTCGACGGCAAGATTTGTCCTAGCggataaaagcataataaccGTAGCGGGTGTTGCGGAAGATGTATTGGTGAATATAAAAGGGTTGGCGTTTCCGATTGACTTCTATGTCCTTGAAATGCCATCAAGCGAAATCGAGAGAGCATCGTCtatcctacttggaagaccattcttgaGGACTTCTAGATTTAAACTTGATGCTTACTCGGGGAACtactcatttgaaatagatgggAGAATTGTAAGCTTTAGCCTAGaggaagcaatgaagcatccacTGAAGAACCACTCTTTATTTCGGTGTGATCCAATTGATAACATAGTGGCCGAAGTACATCTAGCAAAGTTAGATGAGAAGTATATGgttgaagaagcaaatgaaaAGTCAAGCGAACTAAAGACCACACATCATGCAAATCATCCGGAAACTCAAACCTCAAAGAATGACAAAAAGATGGAattgaagccactaccaccTCACCTAAGGTATTCATACCTTGATGAAGCCCAAGAGCTACCCGTGATAATTGCACAAGAGCTAACCCCTCAACAGGAAGAGAAATTGCTAAATGTATTGAGAAGAAACAAAAGGGCAATCGGGTGGAGTTTGGCGGATCTAGTGGGAATAAGCCCCAAA GTAACCTTGAAAAAGTCTTAG